From the genome of Coleofasciculaceae cyanobacterium:
AGAAGATACCGATTTTTCTTTTACAGCGCGATCGCAGCATATCCCCCTCTACAAAGTTAGCGCGTTGGCATATCATCAGTTTCATCTTGCCTATACCCCACCTCTTAATCATTTAGCAGAAATAGTTGACAATGCGCGGATTTTCTACCGCAAATGGCATATTTTACCGATGAAAAAATGGCTAGATCAGTTTGCCGATCTGGGATACATTGCTGGGGAAAACGCTCAGATAGAAATTATTAAGCTGCCAACCGAAACCGAGATACAAGCCTGTCTAAAAAATGTTTAGGCGTTGCTGAATTAAGACATGAAATCGATAATAATAGTGTTCGTCTATTACGGATACCGCTTCGCTATTAGCTTTTAGCTTTTAGCTATTAGCTTTTAGCAATACTACCCCACAGGCACGTCTTTTAATAAACAATAAGGACGGCTGTATGATAAAGGTGACTCTAGTGAATGCTCTACCAAAAAATCGGGATTGCTCATGATCTTCTCGGTTTGTCCATCATAAACAATCTGACCTCGACTTAAGACGACAGTGCGATCGCAAAGTTCTAAAGCCAAGTCTAAATCATGAGTTGCCACTAGTTGAGTTAAAGATAAATTTTTTAATAGCTCAATCAATTGACGGCGAGAACGAGGATCTAACTGTGCCGAAGGTTCATCCAAAACTAACACTTGAGGTTCCATTGCCAAAACTCCAGCGATCGCAATTCGTTTTTTCTCTCCCCCCGATAAATTTTCGGTATTTCTCGACCCATAATATTCTGGATCGATATCAACCATCATCATTGCTTTTTGGGCTCGTTCGGCTAACTCTTCATCCCGCCAGCCACGATTTTTAGGGCCAAAGGTGACATCATCCCAGACTGTAGGCATAAATAGTTGATTATCAGGATTTTGAAAGACCAAGCCGACAAAATTACGAATATCGCGCAAATTATCGGAATTGATCGACCATTTTCCTACTTTAATACTTCCTGCTTGGGGCAGAATAATTCCATTGAGGTGTAATTGTAAAGTTGACTTACCCGAACCATTAGCACCGATAAGTGCTACTCGTTCACCTGCTTCGATCGCTAAATTGATGTTGTTTAAAGCCTTAGTTCCATCAGGGTAAGTATAGGTGAGATTTTCAATAACGATGGGATTGTGGTGCATTAAAATTCAGATCA
Proteins encoded in this window:
- a CDS encoding ATP-binding cassette domain-containing protein — protein: MHHNPIVIENLTYTYPDGTKALNNINLAIEAGERVALIGANGSGKSTLQLHLNGIILPQAGSIKVGKWSINSDNLRDIRNFVGLVFQNPDNQLFMPTVWDDVTFGPKNRGWRDEELAERAQKAMMMVDIDPEYYGSRNTENLSGGEKKRIAIAGVLAMEPQVLVLDEPSAQLDPRSRRQLIELLKNLSLTQLVATHDLDLALELCDRTVVLSRGQIVYDGQTEKIMSNPDFLVEHSLESPLSYSRPYCLLKDVPVG